Proteins from one Bactrocera neohumeralis isolate Rockhampton unplaced genomic scaffold, APGP_CSIRO_Bneo_wtdbg2-racon-allhic-juicebox.fasta_v2 ctg100, whole genome shotgun sequence genomic window:
- the LOC126766371 gene encoding protein bicaudal C isoform X1 — MMLSCAQINKILYPNGAGGITTVAPATSSAPQSLGAPSSGAPSETQSEISSADSDWSDIRAIALKLGVANPDDLHTERFKVDRQKLEQMLKEDSMVEGMNGAEYFFESVMKSTETYISWPCRLKIGAKSKKDPHVRILGRAEEVQKAKERVLANLDSRGTRVIMKMDVSYTDHSYIIGRGGNNIKRIMEDTATHIHFPDSNRSNPTEKSNQVSLCGSLEGVERARALVRLSTPLLISFELPILAPGRPQPDHDTPYVKMVETKYNVQVIFSSRPKLHSSLVLVKGSEKEATKVQDATQLLINFSCENIANQIMVQMQLEISPQHHEIVKGKNNSNLLGIMERTKTKIIFPDLSDLNVKPLKKSQVTITGTIDGVYKARQQLLGNLPIALIFDFPDNQNNASEIIGLSTKYGVYISLRQKQRQSTLAIVVKGVEKFIDKIYEARQEILHLSTPLLQATIPESYFAPRDKELNISYRTMLTSLLAGYPDSPKTPTLLTAQLQMSPYGINGQLNNNNNLLVNNNNNRSDSNNNSKSYPPGFGVCTPTNVCPPTQKYVTMHNNSFSRQQPNHNNNYLQVTPPNAPPQRAPQINLHQQQQISPRNSCHNTSGYQSFSSSTNSLEQVYPPYGGGGGGGNRLVAPNGEMNPRGQYSPDSTYSSEAGCGRVGRRSSDGVLLGLGASGPLGAPLMPGSAESYRNLHYEMKQNRVFDFDMKRAMGFKAMERLPISGELRTPTPNWAGMALSRTSPGILESADDNLWPRNVHGMNFNGGAGAGAAPISPYALGVTVGLMDATPTNRRLKLSQHKDIHTLLTSLGLEHYIKTFVTNEIDLEMFTTLNEENLLELGITAFGARRKLLLAINTLQANDATHAAMPIISAPQSNSSSPRFSGSAAPGAERRPSNQW; from the exons atgatgTTATCCTGTGCACAAATCAACAAGATTCTGTACCCAAACGGTGCGGGCGGAATAACCACTGTAGCGCCAGCCACTTCGAGCGCACCACAATCGTTGGGCGCGCCATCTAGTGGAGCACCGAGTGAAACACAAAGTGAAATCTCATCGGCAGATAGCGATTGGAGTGATATCAGGGCAATTGCATTGAAATTAGGCGTAGCCAATCCAGATGACTTGCATACGGAGCGTTTCAAAGTCGATCGTCAAAAGCTAGAACAAATGCTGAAGG AGGATAGTATGGTTGAGGGCATGAATGGCGCTGAATATTTCTTCGAGAGT GTTATGAAGTCCACTGAGACTTACATTAGCTGGCCGTGTCGCCTCAAAATTGGCGCTAAAAGCAAAAAGG ATCCACATGTTCGTATACTTGGACGTGCAGAGGAGGTGCAAAAGGCCAAAGAGCGTGTTCTTGCCAATTTGGACTCAAGA GGAACTCGCGTAATTATGAAGATGGATGTGTCCTACACGGATCACTCATATATTATTGGACGTGGTGGCAATAATATAAAGCGTATTATGGAAGATACTGCAACGCATATACATTTTCCGGATTCGAATCGTTCAAATCCAACGGAGAAATCAAATCAGGTTTCCCTATGCGGTTCGCTCGAGGGTGTTGAGCGCGCACGTGCTTTGGTGCGCCTCTCAACGCCATTGCTAATCTCTTTCGAGTTGCCCATCTTAGCGCCAGGTCGCCCACAGCCCGATCATGACACGCCTTACGTGAAGATGGTCGAAACAAAGTATAATGTGCAA GTTATCTTTTCGTCTCGTCCTAAACTGCATTCTTCGCTAGTGCTGGTCAAGGGTTCTGAAAAGGAGGCCACTAAAGTGCAGGATGCAACACAGTTGTTGATTAATTTCTCTTGCGAAAATATAGCT AACCAGATTATGGTGCAGATGCAGTTGGAGATATCGCCACAGCATCACGAAATTGTTAAAGGcaaaaataattcgaatttgCTAGGAATCATGGAGCGTACGAAGACTAAG ATTATTTTTCCTGATCTCTCGGACTTGAATGTTAAACCTTTGAAGAAATCTCAAGTGACCATTACTGGAACTATCGACGGCGTCTATAAAGCACGTCAACAATTGCTT GGTAACCTGCCGATAGCTTTGATTTTCGACTTTCCGGACAATCAAAACAATGCCTCTGAAATAATAGGCCTCAGCACAAAATATGGCGTCTACATTTCATTGCGTCAAAAGCAAAGACAAAGCACTTTGGCCATTGTTGTGAAGGGTGTCGAGAAATTTATTG aCAAAATTTACGAAGCGCGTCAGGAGATTTTGCATCTCAGCACGCCGCTTTTACAAGCGACTATTCCAGAGAGCTACTTCGCGCCGAGAGATAAGGAGCTGAACATTAGCTATCGCACGATGTTGACTTCACTGCTAGCTGGTTACCCGGATAGCCCCAAGACGCCTACCCTGTTAACGGCGCAATTGCAGATGTCACCATACGGCATCAATGGCCaactaaataacaacaacaatttattggtcaacaacaacaacaatagaagcGATAGCAATAATAACAGCAAATCATATCCACCGGGCTTTGGTGTTTGCACGCCAACCAACGTCTGTCCACCCACTCAGAAGTACGTGACAATGCACAACAACAGCTTCAGTCGCCAGCAGCCGAACCACAATAATAATTACTTGCAAGTAACTCCGCCGAATGCGCCGCCACAGCGCGCTCCGCAGATCAATCtgcatcaacagcaacaaatatcgCCGCGCAATAGCTGTCACAACACCAGCGGCTACCAGAGCTTCAGCAGTAGTACCAACTCCTTGGAACAAGTCTATCCACCTTATGGCGGCGGTGGAGGGGGCGGTAATCGGTTGGTGGCGCCAAATGGTGAGATGAACCCACGTGGCCAGTACTCGCCCGACTCGACCTACAGCAGCGAAGCTGGCTGTGGACGTGTGGGTCGACGCTCAAGTGACGGCGTCTTGTTGGGGTTAGGCGCTTCTGGTCCGCTTGGCGCACCGCTTATGCCAGGCAGTGCTGAAAGTTACCGCAACTTGCATTACGAAATGAag CAAAATCGTGTCTTTGACTTCGATATGAAGCGCGCCATGGGCTTCAAAGCAATGGAGCGCCTACCGATAAGCGGCGAGCTGCGTACGCCCACACCGAATTGGGCTGGTATGGCCTTGAGCCGCACTTCGCCGGGCATTCTAGAGAGTGCCGACGACAATTTATGGCCACGCAACGTGCACGGCATGAACTTCAACGGTGGCGCTGGTGCTGGTGCTGCACCGATATCCCCTTATGCGCTGGGTGTTACCGTTGGCTTGATGGATGCTACACCAACAAATCGCCGACTTAAGTTGTCCCAACATAAGGACATACATACGCTATTGACAAGCCTTGGCTTGGAGCACTATATAA AGACCTTCGTTACGAATGAAATAGATCTCGAAATGTTCACTACCTTAAATGAGGAGAATTTACTAGAATTGGGCATAACCGCTTTCGGTGCACGCCGAAAGCTGCTCTTGGCTATTAACACTTTGCAAGCCAATGATGCCACTCATGCCGCCATGCCCATTATTTCGGCACCACAATCGAACAGTTCATCGCCACGCTTCTCCGGCTCAGCCGCACCCGGTGCCGAGCGACGTCCGTCAAATCAATGGTAG
- the LOC126766371 gene encoding protein bicaudal C isoform X2, protein MMLSCAQINKILYPNGAGGITTVAPATSSAPQSLGAPSSGAPSETQSEISSADSDWSDIRAIALKLGVANPDDLHTERFKVDRQKLEQMLKEDSMVEGMNGAEYFFESVMKSTETYISWPCRLKIGAKSKKDPHVRILGRAEEVQKAKERVLANLDSRGTRVIMKMDVSYTDHSYIIGRGGNNIKRIMEDTATHIHFPDSNRSNPTEKSNQVSLCGSLEGVERARALVRLSTPLLISFELPILAPGRPQPDHDTPYVKMVETKYNVQVIFSSRPKLHSSLVLVKGSEKEATKVQDATQLLINFSCENIAIMVQMQLEISPQHHEIVKGKNNSNLLGIMERTKTKIIFPDLSDLNVKPLKKSQVTITGTIDGVYKARQQLLGNLPIALIFDFPDNQNNASEIIGLSTKYGVYISLRQKQRQSTLAIVVKGVEKFIDKIYEARQEILHLSTPLLQATIPESYFAPRDKELNISYRTMLTSLLAGYPDSPKTPTLLTAQLQMSPYGINGQLNNNNNLLVNNNNNRSDSNNNSKSYPPGFGVCTPTNVCPPTQKYVTMHNNSFSRQQPNHNNNYLQVTPPNAPPQRAPQINLHQQQQISPRNSCHNTSGYQSFSSSTNSLEQVYPPYGGGGGGGNRLVAPNGEMNPRGQYSPDSTYSSEAGCGRVGRRSSDGVLLGLGASGPLGAPLMPGSAESYRNLHYEMKQNRVFDFDMKRAMGFKAMERLPISGELRTPTPNWAGMALSRTSPGILESADDNLWPRNVHGMNFNGGAGAGAAPISPYALGVTVGLMDATPTNRRLKLSQHKDIHTLLTSLGLEHYIKTFVTNEIDLEMFTTLNEENLLELGITAFGARRKLLLAINTLQANDATHAAMPIISAPQSNSSSPRFSGSAAPGAERRPSNQW, encoded by the exons atgatgTTATCCTGTGCACAAATCAACAAGATTCTGTACCCAAACGGTGCGGGCGGAATAACCACTGTAGCGCCAGCCACTTCGAGCGCACCACAATCGTTGGGCGCGCCATCTAGTGGAGCACCGAGTGAAACACAAAGTGAAATCTCATCGGCAGATAGCGATTGGAGTGATATCAGGGCAATTGCATTGAAATTAGGCGTAGCCAATCCAGATGACTTGCATACGGAGCGTTTCAAAGTCGATCGTCAAAAGCTAGAACAAATGCTGAAGG AGGATAGTATGGTTGAGGGCATGAATGGCGCTGAATATTTCTTCGAGAGT GTTATGAAGTCCACTGAGACTTACATTAGCTGGCCGTGTCGCCTCAAAATTGGCGCTAAAAGCAAAAAGG ATCCACATGTTCGTATACTTGGACGTGCAGAGGAGGTGCAAAAGGCCAAAGAGCGTGTTCTTGCCAATTTGGACTCAAGA GGAACTCGCGTAATTATGAAGATGGATGTGTCCTACACGGATCACTCATATATTATTGGACGTGGTGGCAATAATATAAAGCGTATTATGGAAGATACTGCAACGCATATACATTTTCCGGATTCGAATCGTTCAAATCCAACGGAGAAATCAAATCAGGTTTCCCTATGCGGTTCGCTCGAGGGTGTTGAGCGCGCACGTGCTTTGGTGCGCCTCTCAACGCCATTGCTAATCTCTTTCGAGTTGCCCATCTTAGCGCCAGGTCGCCCACAGCCCGATCATGACACGCCTTACGTGAAGATGGTCGAAACAAAGTATAATGTGCAA GTTATCTTTTCGTCTCGTCCTAAACTGCATTCTTCGCTAGTGCTGGTCAAGGGTTCTGAAAAGGAGGCCACTAAAGTGCAGGATGCAACACAGTTGTTGATTAATTTCTCTTGCGAAAATATAGCT ATTATGGTGCAGATGCAGTTGGAGATATCGCCACAGCATCACGAAATTGTTAAAGGcaaaaataattcgaatttgCTAGGAATCATGGAGCGTACGAAGACTAAG ATTATTTTTCCTGATCTCTCGGACTTGAATGTTAAACCTTTGAAGAAATCTCAAGTGACCATTACTGGAACTATCGACGGCGTCTATAAAGCACGTCAACAATTGCTT GGTAACCTGCCGATAGCTTTGATTTTCGACTTTCCGGACAATCAAAACAATGCCTCTGAAATAATAGGCCTCAGCACAAAATATGGCGTCTACATTTCATTGCGTCAAAAGCAAAGACAAAGCACTTTGGCCATTGTTGTGAAGGGTGTCGAGAAATTTATTG aCAAAATTTACGAAGCGCGTCAGGAGATTTTGCATCTCAGCACGCCGCTTTTACAAGCGACTATTCCAGAGAGCTACTTCGCGCCGAGAGATAAGGAGCTGAACATTAGCTATCGCACGATGTTGACTTCACTGCTAGCTGGTTACCCGGATAGCCCCAAGACGCCTACCCTGTTAACGGCGCAATTGCAGATGTCACCATACGGCATCAATGGCCaactaaataacaacaacaatttattggtcaacaacaacaacaatagaagcGATAGCAATAATAACAGCAAATCATATCCACCGGGCTTTGGTGTTTGCACGCCAACCAACGTCTGTCCACCCACTCAGAAGTACGTGACAATGCACAACAACAGCTTCAGTCGCCAGCAGCCGAACCACAATAATAATTACTTGCAAGTAACTCCGCCGAATGCGCCGCCACAGCGCGCTCCGCAGATCAATCtgcatcaacagcaacaaatatcgCCGCGCAATAGCTGTCACAACACCAGCGGCTACCAGAGCTTCAGCAGTAGTACCAACTCCTTGGAACAAGTCTATCCACCTTATGGCGGCGGTGGAGGGGGCGGTAATCGGTTGGTGGCGCCAAATGGTGAGATGAACCCACGTGGCCAGTACTCGCCCGACTCGACCTACAGCAGCGAAGCTGGCTGTGGACGTGTGGGTCGACGCTCAAGTGACGGCGTCTTGTTGGGGTTAGGCGCTTCTGGTCCGCTTGGCGCACCGCTTATGCCAGGCAGTGCTGAAAGTTACCGCAACTTGCATTACGAAATGAag CAAAATCGTGTCTTTGACTTCGATATGAAGCGCGCCATGGGCTTCAAAGCAATGGAGCGCCTACCGATAAGCGGCGAGCTGCGTACGCCCACACCGAATTGGGCTGGTATGGCCTTGAGCCGCACTTCGCCGGGCATTCTAGAGAGTGCCGACGACAATTTATGGCCACGCAACGTGCACGGCATGAACTTCAACGGTGGCGCTGGTGCTGGTGCTGCACCGATATCCCCTTATGCGCTGGGTGTTACCGTTGGCTTGATGGATGCTACACCAACAAATCGCCGACTTAAGTTGTCCCAACATAAGGACATACATACGCTATTGACAAGCCTTGGCTTGGAGCACTATATAA AGACCTTCGTTACGAATGAAATAGATCTCGAAATGTTCACTACCTTAAATGAGGAGAATTTACTAGAATTGGGCATAACCGCTTTCGGTGCACGCCGAAAGCTGCTCTTGGCTATTAACACTTTGCAAGCCAATGATGCCACTCATGCCGCCATGCCCATTATTTCGGCACCACAATCGAACAGTTCATCGCCACGCTTCTCCGGCTCAGCCGCACCCGGTGCCGAGCGACGTCCGTCAAATCAATGGTAG